A genomic region of Streptococcus suis contains the following coding sequences:
- a CDS encoding polysaccharide pyruvyl transferase family protein: MVKYALFSYSTENIGDEIQSIAASRFLPQIDYYINRDYMNDFKPDTDEQIKLIMNGWYSHRPQNFPLKNEQITPLLISMFVTGRAKVPFSSEENVAFFKKYGPVGARSADTKEYMESLGVESYWSGCMTLTLQPEKYIKKQDFVLAIDLPEEACQKLEKESKLPVIRLSVYTNHKYMSDTRRMKLAKYYLYLYQSARLVVTTRLHATLPCLALGTSVLNIELPNFEPERFGSLRELANHMTLDEFMSGTGDYDINNPKENPTEFLEARKNLEDRCQAFTGFKNKKGFLNGQPVAELLRDPELIQTFATGVASAYREYGTGF; the protein is encoded by the coding sequence ATGGTAAAGTATGCATTGTTCAGTTATTCGACAGAAAACATCGGCGATGAAATCCAATCTATTGCGGCGAGTCGTTTCTTGCCACAGATTGATTATTATATAAACAGGGATTATATGAATGATTTTAAACCAGACACCGATGAACAAATTAAACTGATCATGAACGGTTGGTACTCTCATAGACCTCAAAATTTTCCACTAAAAAATGAACAGATTACTCCGCTATTAATTTCAATGTTTGTTACTGGACGCGCTAAAGTACCATTTTCATCAGAGGAAAACGTTGCGTTCTTTAAAAAATATGGTCCAGTTGGTGCCAGAAGTGCGGACACAAAGGAATATATGGAATCTTTGGGAGTTGAATCTTACTGGTCTGGCTGTATGACTCTTACCCTCCAACCAGAGAAATATATTAAGAAACAAGACTTTGTGCTGGCTATTGATCTTCCTGAGGAAGCTTGTCAAAAGTTAGAGAAAGAATCGAAATTACCAGTTATCCGACTAAGTGTTTATACAAATCATAAATATATGTCTGATACACGTAGAATGAAGTTAGCAAAATATTATCTTTATTTGTACCAATCAGCTCGTTTAGTTGTTACTACACGACTTCATGCGACTCTTCCGTGCCTTGCTCTAGGAACTTCTGTTTTAAATATCGAATTACCAAATTTTGAACCAGAACGTTTTGGTAGTTTACGGGAACTTGCCAATCATATGACCTTAGATGAATTCATGTCGGGTACAGGTGATTACGATATTAATAATCCTAAAGAAAATCCAACAGAATTTCTAGAAGCTAGAAAAAATCTTGAAGATAGATGTCAAGCTTTTACAGGATTTAAGAATAAAAAAGGTTTCTTAAATGGACAGCCTGTCGCAGAATTATTACGAGATCCAGAGTTAATCCAAACTTTTGCAACAGGAGTAGCGTCTGCCTACAGAGAGTATGGCACCGGTTTTTAG
- a CDS encoding metallophosphoesterase, whose translation MKKDFFVIGDVHGKFELLLDILKKWDEERQQLIFLGDLIDRGENSKACLELVWQLVREKGAICLTGNHERMFLAWLRDPLDRYDHYRRNGGDTTINSLLGRPLDAPVDGLVDANTVMEQYEDLIDFVKSCPYHMETERYIFVHAGVDLTLPDWRETNNHDKVWLRTPFHEAENTTGKIIVFGHTPVYNLFQTQLRISQIWTSPDGKMGIDGGAVYGGVLHGIVLDDTGLVQDYIVGYVNPRKEIED comes from the coding sequence ATGAAAAAAGATTTTTTTGTAATCGGTGATGTCCATGGAAAATTTGAACTGCTACTTGATATTTTGAAGAAATGGGATGAAGAGCGACAACAGCTGATTTTTCTTGGGGATTTAATTGACCGTGGAGAAAATTCAAAGGCTTGTCTAGAGTTGGTTTGGCAATTAGTCCGAGAAAAAGGTGCTATCTGCCTGACTGGGAATCATGAACGAATGTTTTTGGCTTGGCTACGTGACCCCTTGGACCGCTACGATCACTATCGGAGAAATGGTGGAGATACGACCATCAATTCCTTGCTGGGGCGTCCCTTGGATGCACCGGTAGATGGCCTGGTGGATGCCAATACAGTGATGGAACAATATGAGGACCTGATTGATTTTGTCAAATCTTGCCCCTATCATATGGAGACTGAGCGCTATATCTTCGTCCATGCAGGAGTTGATTTGACCTTACCAGATTGGCGTGAAACCAATAATCATGATAAGGTTTGGTTACGCACCCCTTTCCATGAGGCTGAAAATACCACAGGAAAAATAATTGTCTTTGGACATACACCTGTGTATAACCTCTTTCAAACTCAACTTCGCATTAGTCAAATCTGGACCAGTCCAGATGGGAAAATGGGAATTGACGGAGGAGCTGTTTACGGCGGAGTTCTCCATGGGATTGTACTGGATGATACGGGTCTGGTACAGGATTACATCGTCGGATATGTCAATCCGAGAAAAGAAATTGAAGATTAG
- the ulaG gene encoding L-ascorbate 6-phosphate lactonase, translating into MAKVQDITRESWILSTFPEWGTWLNEEIEEEAVPEGNFAMWWLGNCGVWIKTPGGANVVMDLWSSRGKSTKKVKDMVWGHQMANMAGVRKLQPNLRVQPMVIDPFAINELDYYLVSHVHSDHMDISTAAAIINNPKLDHVKFVGPVESGDIWEKWGVPADRIIRIAPGDSFEFKDIKVHAVESFDRTCLVTLPIEGYDENGGKLAGLPVTDELMARKAVNYVFETPGGTIYHGADSHFSNYFAKHGRDFNIDVAINNYGDNPIGIQDKMTSIDLLRMAENLRAKVIIPVHYDIWSNFMASTDEILQLWKMRKERLQYAFHPFIWEVGGKYTYPMDKDRIEYHHPRGFDDCFLEDSNIQFKALL; encoded by the coding sequence ATGGCTAAAGTTCAAGATATTACAAGAGAATCCTGGATTCTTTCAACCTTCCCAGAATGGGGAACTTGGCTCAATGAAGAAATTGAAGAAGAAGCAGTGCCAGAAGGCAACTTTGCTATGTGGTGGCTTGGAAACTGCGGTGTCTGGATTAAAACACCAGGTGGTGCGAACGTGGTCATGGACCTCTGGTCATCACGTGGAAAATCCACTAAAAAAGTGAAAGATATGGTTTGGGGACACCAGATGGCTAACATGGCAGGTGTGCGCAAATTGCAACCAAACTTGCGTGTGCAGCCAATGGTTATCGACCCATTTGCCATCAATGAATTGGACTACTACCTAGTATCGCACGTCCACAGTGACCACATGGATATCAGCACAGCCGCTGCCATCATCAACAATCCTAAATTGGACCACGTCAAATTTGTCGGTCCAGTTGAAAGTGGCGACATCTGGGAAAAATGGGGTGTGCCTGCTGACCGTATTATCCGCATCGCACCAGGTGATAGCTTTGAATTCAAAGACATCAAGGTCCACGCTGTAGAATCCTTCGACCGTACTTGCTTGGTGACACTTCCCATCGAAGGTTATGACGAAAATGGTGGTAAATTAGCAGGACTTCCTGTGACAGATGAACTCATGGCTCGCAAGGCAGTCAACTATGTCTTTGAAACACCTGGCGGAACCATCTACCACGGTGCAGACTCCCACTTCTCAAACTACTTTGCAAAACACGGTCGCGACTTCAACATCGACGTTGCTATCAACAACTACGGTGACAACCCAATCGGTATCCAAGACAAGATGACCTCAATCGACCTTCTCCGTATGGCAGAAAACTTGCGTGCTAAGGTAATCATCCCTGTTCACTATGACATCTGGTCTAACTTCATGGCGTCAACAGATGAAATCTTGCAGCTCTGGAAAATGCGTAAGGAACGCTTGCAATACGCTTTCCATCCATTCATCTGGGAAGTTGGCGGCAAGTATACTTATCCGATGGACAAGGACCGTATTGAATATCACCACCCACGTGGCTTTGATGATTGCTTCTTAGAAGACTCAAATATTCAATTTAAGGCTTTGTTATAA
- a CDS encoding glucose-6-phosphate isomerase, whose translation MTHITFDYSKVLGQFVGAQEVEYMQPQVTLADQMLRQGTGPGNDFIGWLDLPENYDKEEFARIKEAAAKIQNESEVLVVIGIGGSYLGAKAAIDFLSNAFVNLQTREERKAPQILYAGNSISSSYLADLVDYVADKDFSVNVISKSGTTTEPAIAFRVFKELLVKKYGQEEANNRIYATTDKAKGAVKVEADANGWETFVVPDDVGGRFSVLTAVGLLPIAAAGADIDALMEGANAARTTFTSDKIAENQAYQYAAVRNILYRKGYVTEILANYEPSLQYFSEWWKQLAGESEGKDQKGINPTSANFSTDLHSLGQFIQEGNRNIFETVVRVDKPRKNILIPEMAEDLDGLGYLQGKDVDFVNKKATDGVLLAHTDGGVPNMFVTLPQQDEFTLGYTFYFFELAIAISGYLNAINPFDQPGVEAYKKNMFALLGKPGFEELGAELNARL comes from the coding sequence ATGACACATATTACATTTGATTATTCAAAAGTCTTGGGCCAATTCGTTGGAGCTCAAGAAGTAGAATACATGCAACCACAAGTTACCCTTGCAGACCAAATGCTCCGTCAAGGAACAGGTCCTGGTAACGACTTTATTGGCTGGTTGGATTTGCCAGAAAACTACGACAAAGAAGAGTTTGCTCGTATCAAGGAAGCAGCAGCTAAAATCCAAAATGAAAGTGAAGTTTTGGTGGTTATCGGTATCGGTGGTTCTTACCTTGGTGCTAAAGCGGCTATTGATTTCTTGAGCAATGCCTTTGTAAACTTGCAAACACGTGAAGAGCGCAAAGCTCCACAAATCCTTTACGCTGGAAACTCTATCTCATCAAGCTACCTTGCTGACTTGGTAGACTACGTGGCAGACAAGGATTTCTCAGTTAACGTGATTTCTAAATCAGGTACAACAACTGAGCCTGCCATTGCTTTCCGCGTCTTCAAAGAATTGCTTGTGAAGAAATACGGTCAAGAAGAAGCTAACAACCGTATCTATGCTACAACTGACAAGGCAAAAGGTGCTGTTAAGGTTGAAGCGGACGCAAATGGTTGGGAAACCTTTGTTGTTCCAGATGATGTCGGTGGCCGTTTCTCAGTCTTGACTGCAGTTGGTCTTTTGCCAATCGCAGCAGCTGGTGCGGACATTGATGCCCTTATGGAAGGTGCAAACGCAGCCCGTACGACATTTACATCTGATAAGATTGCTGAAAACCAAGCATACCAATATGCAGCTGTTCGTAACATCCTTTACAGAAAAGGCTATGTAACAGAAATCTTGGCTAACTACGAGCCATCGCTTCAATACTTCAGCGAGTGGTGGAAACAATTGGCGGGCGAGTCAGAAGGTAAGGACCAAAAAGGTATCAACCCAACATCTGCTAACTTCTCAACAGACTTGCACTCTCTTGGACAATTCATCCAAGAAGGAAACCGCAACATCTTTGAGACAGTGGTTCGTGTTGACAAGCCAAGAAAAAATATCTTGATTCCTGAAATGGCAGAAGACCTTGATGGCCTTGGCTACTTGCAAGGTAAGGATGTTGACTTTGTAAACAAAAAAGCAACGGACGGCGTACTTCTTGCTCACACAGATGGTGGCGTACCAAACATGTTTGTGACCCTTCCACAACAAGATGAGTTCACACTTGGTTATACCTTCTACTTCTTCGAGTTGGCGATTGCTATCTCTGGTTACCTCAATGCGATCAATCCATTTGACCAACCAGGTGTAGAAGCCTACAAGAAAAATATGTTCGCTCTTCTTGGTAAGCCAGGATTTGAAGAACTCGGTGCAGAATTGAACGCACGTTTGTAA
- a CDS encoding glycosyltransferase family 8 protein, translating to MKVAFCVTDSHIDYVITTIEAICTYHSTVKVAILSSDLSDVSRKKLNRLPIEELRLYTELDRGKVEKLPMTMHHITLETYFRYFVPELLSDWDKVLYLDSDLLIAGDLTEFWETDLSDAYLAGVSELDIIRHYAAYKKSIGFELDELYVNAGVLLMNLEAMRRDNITNLLFAETERLTGQIQFQDQDVINIALKGKIVEVPLRYNYTAEAMRQNRLPIEEVAIFHYNSAHIKPWIKWDKNWESPVGEIISLWRNNYKEVMKAYGGVSVIVAFRNQEETLGHTLSALVNQAFHNIEIILVDANSDDQSSAICQTFAQRDSRIQYHYQAATSLNQARERGLRAASRPYILFVEEGDFVFDEGIAVLYKLAESTESDVLVGAFARFRSGRFQFLPYPPYRLARKSLSTIANEMQASNARHLFYTKVWGNLYRRNILMGLRFTGDDQQQETFVWGALQRAQNIYVLNQQVYVCRVKE from the coding sequence ATGAAAGTAGCCTTCTGTGTAACTGATTCACACATTGACTATGTTATTACCACTATTGAAGCCATTTGTACTTATCATTCCACGGTAAAAGTAGCCATTCTTTCATCTGATTTATCAGATGTATCTAGGAAAAAGTTAAATCGTCTTCCAATCGAAGAACTAAGACTTTATACTGAGCTAGATAGAGGCAAGGTTGAGAAACTTCCAATGACAATGCACCATATCACATTGGAAACTTATTTTAGGTACTTTGTACCAGAATTACTATCTGACTGGGATAAGGTACTCTATTTGGACAGTGACTTACTAATTGCGGGAGATCTGACAGAATTTTGGGAAACAGATCTTTCAGATGCCTACTTAGCTGGGGTATCAGAATTGGATATTATTCGACATTATGCGGCCTACAAGAAGAGTATTGGCTTTGAATTAGATGAACTTTATGTGAATGCAGGTGTCTTATTGATGAACCTAGAAGCAATGAGACGAGATAATATCACAAATCTACTTTTCGCAGAAACAGAGCGTTTGACGGGACAGATTCAGTTTCAGGACCAAGATGTTATAAATATTGCTCTGAAGGGTAAAATCGTAGAGGTACCATTACGATATAACTATACTGCTGAGGCTATGCGACAAAATCGTTTACCGATTGAAGAAGTAGCAATATTCCATTACAATTCTGCTCATATTAAGCCTTGGATAAAGTGGGATAAAAATTGGGAATCTCCTGTAGGTGAGATTATTTCTCTTTGGAGAAATAATTATAAGGAAGTAATGAAAGCATACGGTGGTGTCAGTGTCATCGTAGCTTTTCGGAACCAAGAGGAAACATTAGGTCACACCCTATCAGCTCTTGTTAATCAGGCTTTTCATAATATTGAAATTATATTAGTTGACGCAAACTCCGATGATCAATCTTCGGCAATTTGCCAAACTTTTGCTCAGCGAGACAGTCGTATTCAGTATCACTACCAGGCTGCCACATCATTAAACCAAGCTAGAGAGAGGGGATTACGGGCAGCAAGTAGACCATATATTCTTTTTGTTGAAGAGGGTGATTTTGTTTTTGATGAAGGTATCGCTGTTCTATATAAATTAGCAGAGTCAACCGAGTCGGATGTGTTAGTAGGTGCATTTGCTAGATTTAGAAGTGGCCGTTTTCAATTCCTCCCCTATCCTCCATATAGATTAGCACGTAAGTCACTCTCCACAATTGCGAATGAAATGCAGGCATCGAATGCGCGCCATCTATTTTATACAAAGGTCTGGGGAAATCTCTATCGAAGAAATATACTGATGGGACTTCGTTTTACTGGGGATGACCAGCAACAAGAAACATTTGTCTGGGGAGCTCTTCAGCGAGCTCAGAATATTTATGTTTTAAACCAACAAGTCTATGTTTGTCGAGTAAAGGAATAA
- the tkt gene encoding transketolase, protein MSNLSVNAIRFLGIDAIEKSKSGHPGVVMGAAPMAYSLFTKELRINPAQPNWVNRDRFILSAGHGSMLLYGLLHLSGFEDVTMDEIKNFRQWGSKTPGHPEFGHTAGVDATTGPLGQGISTATGFAQAERFLAAKYNRDGFPIFDHYTYVICGDGDLMEGVSAEAASYAGLQKLEKLIVLYDSNDINLDGETKDSFTEDVRARYNAYGWHTDLVTDGTDVDAIFAAIEKAKAAGKPSLIEIKTVIGHGSPNKQGTNAVHGAPLGAEETEATRKALDWNYGPFEIPAEVYADFKANVADRGAAAYDAWVKLVEDYKVAHPELAAEVTAILEGRDVVEIKPEDFPVYENGFSQATRNSSQDALNAAAKVLPTFLGGSADLAHSNMTYIKEDGLQDSVNPLNRNIQFGVREFAMGTILNGMAAHGGLRVYGGTFFVFSDYVKAAVRLSALQGLPVTYVFTHDSIAVGEDGPTHEPIEHLAGLRAMPNLNVFRPADARETQAAWYLSLTSKSTPSALVLTRQNLTVEEGTDFDKVAKGAYVVYEAAGFDTILLASGSEVNLAVKAAKELEAAGTKVRVVSVPSTELFDAQDAAYKEEILPNAIRRRLAIEMGATQSWYKYVGLDGKVLGIDTFGASAPAQTVIDNYGFTVENVVKLVGEL, encoded by the coding sequence ATGTCAAATCTTTCAGTCAATGCGATTCGTTTCCTTGGTATTGATGCCATCGAAAAATCAAAATCAGGTCACCCAGGTGTCGTCATGGGTGCGGCTCCAATGGCCTACAGCCTTTTTACTAAAGAACTTCGTATCAACCCAGCTCAGCCAAACTGGGTGAACCGTGACCGCTTTATCTTATCAGCAGGTCATGGGTCAATGCTCCTCTACGGACTTCTTCATTTGTCAGGATTTGAAGATGTCACTATGGATGAAATCAAGAACTTCCGTCAATGGGGTTCAAAAACACCAGGTCACCCAGAATTTGGTCACACAGCAGGTGTAGATGCAACAACAGGTCCTCTTGGACAAGGTATCTCAACTGCGACAGGTTTTGCGCAAGCAGAGCGTTTCCTTGCAGCTAAGTACAACCGTGATGGTTTCCCAATCTTTGACCACTATACTTACGTAATCTGTGGTGATGGCGACTTGATGGAGGGTGTTTCTGCAGAAGCGGCTTCTTACGCAGGTCTTCAAAAATTAGAAAAACTCATCGTTCTTTACGATTCAAATGACATCAACTTGGATGGCGAAACAAAAGACTCCTTCACAGAAGATGTACGTGCCCGTTACAATGCTTATGGCTGGCATACAGACCTCGTAACAGACGGTACAGATGTAGATGCCATCTTTGCTGCTATTGAAAAGGCAAAAGCAGCTGGTAAGCCATCTCTTATCGAAATCAAGACTGTTATCGGTCATGGTTCACCAAACAAACAAGGTACAAATGCCGTTCACGGTGCTCCACTTGGTGCAGAAGAAACAGAAGCAACTCGTAAGGCGCTTGATTGGAACTATGGTCCATTTGAAATTCCAGCTGAAGTCTATGCGGACTTTAAAGCTAATGTAGCTGATCGCGGTGCAGCAGCCTACGATGCTTGGGTGAAATTAGTTGAAGACTACAAAGTAGCTCATCCAGAATTAGCAGCTGAAGTAACAGCTATCTTGGAAGGTCGTGACGTAGTTGAAATCAAGCCAGAAGACTTCCCAGTTTACGAAAATGGTTTCTCACAAGCAACTCGTAACTCATCACAAGATGCCCTCAACGCAGCGGCTAAAGTTTTGCCAACCTTCCTTGGAGGTTCAGCTGACTTGGCTCACTCAAACATGACCTATATCAAGGAAGATGGTTTGCAAGATTCAGTAAATCCACTCAACCGCAATATCCAGTTTGGTGTGCGTGAATTTGCTATGGGTACTATCTTGAACGGTATGGCAGCTCACGGTGGACTTCGTGTTTACGGTGGTACCTTCTTCGTCTTCTCAGACTATGTGAAAGCAGCAGTTCGTTTGTCAGCTCTTCAAGGTCTTCCTGTGACTTATGTCTTCACACACGATTCTATCGCAGTCGGTGAAGATGGTCCAACTCACGAGCCGATCGAGCACTTGGCAGGACTTCGTGCTATGCCAAACCTCAATGTCTTCCGTCCAGCAGATGCGCGTGAAACACAGGCAGCTTGGTACTTGTCATTGACCAGCAAGTCTACACCATCAGCCCTTGTTCTCACTCGTCAAAACTTGACAGTTGAAGAAGGAACAGACTTTGACAAGGTTGCAAAAGGGGCTTATGTTGTCTATGAAGCAGCAGGCTTTGATACAATCCTTCTTGCATCTGGTTCAGAAGTGAACTTGGCTGTTAAAGCTGCCAAAGAACTAGAAGCAGCAGGCACTAAGGTTCGTGTGGTTTCTGTGCCATCAACTGAACTCTTCGATGCACAAGACGCTGCCTACAAGGAAGAAATCCTTCCAAATGCCATCCGTCGTCGCTTGGCAATTGAAATGGGTGCAACTCAAAGTTGGTACAAGTATGTCGGTCTTGACGGTAAAGTCCTTGGTATCGACACATTCGGTGCCTCAGCTCCAGCCCAAACAGTTATTGATAACTACGGTTTCACAGTAGAAAATGTTGTGAAATTAGTTGGCGAATTGTAA
- the tadA gene encoding tRNA adenosine(34) deaminase TadA — protein MNYTHEEKEYFMTQALQEARKSLEKDEIPIGCVIVKDGQIIGRGHNAREELNQAIMHAEVMAIQEANNVEGNWRLLDSTLFVTIEPCVMCSGAIGLARIPQVIYGATNKKFGAAGSLYDILTDERLNHRVKVETGILEAECANIMQDFFRQRRESQKAAKLIMKAQEDHADNPSC, from the coding sequence ATGAACTATACACATGAAGAAAAAGAGTATTTTATGACTCAGGCATTGCAGGAAGCTAGAAAGTCGCTAGAAAAGGATGAAATTCCAATTGGTTGTGTGATTGTCAAGGATGGCCAGATTATTGGCAGAGGGCATAATGCACGTGAGGAACTCAATCAGGCAATCATGCACGCTGAGGTTATGGCAATCCAAGAAGCTAACAATGTTGAAGGGAATTGGCGCTTGCTTGATTCGACCCTTTTTGTGACGATTGAACCTTGTGTGATGTGTAGCGGAGCCATTGGCCTAGCACGCATTCCGCAGGTTATCTATGGAGCAACCAACAAAAAGTTTGGAGCTGCAGGGAGTCTCTATGACATTCTGACAGATGAGCGGCTCAACCACCGTGTCAAGGTAGAAACAGGTATTTTAGAAGCGGAATGTGCCAATATCATGCAAGATTTTTTTAGACAACGCAGAGAAAGTCAGAAGGCTGCTAAGCTTATCATGAAAGCCCAAGAGGACCATGCAGACAATCCATCTTGTTAG
- the dapD gene encoding 2,3,4,5-tetrahydropyridine-2,6-dicarboxylate N-acetyltransferase, protein MTAQKMTAQEIIAFIGNAVKKTTVKVTFEGELAGPVPAEVTKLGNVLFGDWKDVEALLANLTENVDYVVEQDGRNSAVPLLDKRNINARIEPGAIIRDQVTIGDNAVIMMGAVINIGAEIGSGTMIDMGAILGGRATVGKNSHIGAGAVLAGVIEPASAEPVRVGDNVLVGANAVVIEGVQIGSGSVVAAGAIVTQDVPENVVVAGVPARIIKEIDAQTQQKTALEEALRTL, encoded by the coding sequence ATGACTGCACAAAAAATGACTGCACAAGAAATCATTGCCTTTATCGGTAATGCTGTGAAAAAAACGACTGTTAAGGTGACATTTGAAGGTGAATTGGCTGGGCCTGTTCCTGCTGAGGTAACAAAGCTTGGCAATGTCCTCTTCGGTGACTGGAAGGATGTCGAGGCACTTTTGGCAAACTTGACTGAAAATGTAGACTACGTGGTTGAGCAAGACGGCCGCAATTCGGCTGTGCCTTTGCTGGACAAGCGTAATATCAATGCCCGTATCGAGCCAGGTGCCATTATCCGCGACCAAGTGACCATTGGCGATAATGCCGTTATCATGATGGGGGCGGTGATTAACATCGGTGCGGAAATCGGTTCAGGTACTATGATTGACATGGGTGCTATCCTTGGTGGTCGTGCGACGGTTGGTAAAAACAGCCACATCGGTGCAGGAGCGGTTCTTGCAGGTGTTATCGAGCCAGCTTCGGCTGAGCCAGTGCGTGTTGGCGACAATGTTTTGGTCGGTGCCAATGCCGTTGTCATCGAAGGAGTGCAAATCGGTAGCGGCTCTGTTGTCGCGGCGGGTGCTATTGTGACCCAAGACGTCCCTGAAAATGTTGTGGTGGCAGGTGTGCCAGCCCGCATCATCAAGGAAATC
- a CDS encoding BglG family transcription antiterminator, with protein MLLDKSSCALLRYLIGLQEPETIMAISKGLQQSRRKIYYHLEKINDALPTTVESIESLPRIGIRLTEAQKLACRDLLDSIDSYTYVMSMPERIQLMLVYICITPERVTIERLMELTEVSRNTVLNDLNEIRTQLAQEQYKMTLYVSKSQGYSLVCHPLNKIQYVHSLLYTIFLDANKGFLQVLEDKLFELVGCQLLFSEEMAQFLQGQVSQLEKKLGKKINRYEIEFMLKVLPFLLLSYRNMELDDLEERAILKEFEQVRERIEYRVAQELKDALLQTFDLKLDEIEISLIAILLLSYRKDSDVHVFSQDFIDLKRVVERFIHHFEIHSPFELENPDELAKHLLAHCKALLFRKTYGILSKNPMVQQIQDKYGTLFAMTRVSGKILEEEWQIELSDGDIAYLTIHLGGAIRRSGTRKAQTQIVYLICDEGVSVQRLLYKQCQHHLPDKKIGAVFTTEQFKSVEDLLEVDFLITTSDGLETDFPLVQVHPILDFDDVLNMTHFAKYRSLADEKQVFAVELDKLLSGYIADGRTARELKQRLQKLITNELLTNLSSQDIETDLY; from the coding sequence TTGTTATTAGATAAGAGTAGTTGCGCTCTACTGAGGTACCTGATTGGTCTGCAGGAACCTGAGACAATCATGGCTATTTCCAAGGGCTTGCAACAATCACGTCGAAAAATCTATTACCATCTAGAAAAAATCAATGATGCCTTACCAACAACTGTAGAGAGTATTGAAAGCTTACCTCGCATCGGTATTCGACTTACCGAAGCGCAAAAACTAGCCTGTCGAGATCTTCTCGATTCTATTGATTCGTACACCTACGTCATGAGCATGCCTGAGCGCATTCAGCTGATGTTGGTATATATCTGTATCACACCAGAAAGAGTGACCATTGAACGGCTAATGGAGTTGACAGAAGTCTCTCGTAATACGGTCTTAAATGATTTGAATGAAATTCGAACCCAGTTGGCTCAAGAACAATACAAGATGACCCTCTATGTTTCTAAGAGTCAGGGCTATAGTCTGGTTTGTCACCCTTTAAATAAAATCCAATATGTCCACTCGCTTCTCTATACCATCTTCTTGGACGCCAATAAAGGTTTTTTGCAGGTTCTAGAAGATAAGTTGTTTGAGTTGGTAGGGTGTCAGTTGCTCTTCTCCGAAGAAATGGCACAATTTTTACAGGGACAAGTATCGCAGTTAGAAAAGAAACTAGGCAAGAAGATCAATCGCTACGAAATCGAGTTTATGCTCAAAGTATTGCCTTTCTTGCTCCTTAGCTATCGCAATATGGAGCTGGATGACTTGGAAGAACGAGCCATTCTCAAAGAATTTGAACAAGTTCGAGAGCGTATAGAGTACCGAGTTGCTCAGGAATTGAAAGATGCCTTGTTGCAAACCTTTGATTTGAAATTGGATGAAATAGAAATCTCCCTGATTGCCATTCTACTTCTATCCTATCGAAAGGATAGCGATGTTCATGTATTCAGCCAAGATTTCATTGACTTGAAGCGTGTGGTAGAGCGATTTATTCATCATTTTGAGATACATTCACCATTTGAATTGGAAAATCCAGATGAATTAGCCAAACATCTCTTGGCACATTGCAAGGCTCTGTTGTTCAGAAAAACCTACGGCATCCTATCTAAAAATCCAATGGTCCAACAAATCCAAGATAAATACGGTACCCTGTTTGCTATGACACGGGTTTCTGGAAAGATTTTGGAGGAGGAGTGGCAGATTGAGTTATCCGATGGAGATATTGCCTATTTGACGATTCATCTAGGAGGCGCTATTCGACGCAGTGGTACGCGCAAGGCACAGACACAGATTGTCTATTTAATCTGTGATGAAGGGGTGTCAGTCCAACGCTTACTTTATAAACAATGCCAGCATCATTTGCCAGATAAGAAGATTGGCGCCGTCTTTACCACTGAACAATTCAAGAGTGTCGAAGACTTACTAGAGGTTGATTTCTTGATTACAACCAGCGATGGGTTGGAAACGGATTTCCCTTTGGTGCAGGTTCACCCCATTTTAGATTTTGATGATGTGCTGAACATGACTCATTTTGCAAAATATCGTAGTTTGGCAGATGAAAAACAAGTTTTTGCAGTAGAACTAGACAAGCTTTTGTCGGGATATATCGCAGACGGAAGGACCGCTCGAGAACTCAAACAACGGCTACAAAAACTGATTACCAATGAATTATTAACCAATTTATCCAGTCAAGATATTGAAACAGATCTGTATTAG